From the genome of Streptomyces sp. V1I1, one region includes:
- a CDS encoding glycerol-3-phosphate dehydrogenase/oxidase — MTTLQSVPSLGTHPASGSLPSRAETREQLSKATYDLLVIGGGILGISTAWHAAQSGLRVALVDAGDFAGATSSASSKLLHGGLRYLQTGAVKLVAENHFERRAVSRQVAPHLANPLTFYLPVYKGGPHGAAKLGAGVFAYSALSAFGDGVGHVISAAKAQRDVPELRTENLKAVAVYGDDQMNDSRMALMTVRAAVESGATVLNHAEVTGLRFTKGRVTGAELKDRMDGTEFGVSARLVLNATGPWVDHLRRMEDPNAAPSIRLSKGAHLVLKRTSPWKAALATPIDKYRITFALPWEDMLLLGTTDEEYEGDPADVAVNDKDVTQILDEAAFSIRDQQLSRDLITYSFAGLRVLPGGPGDTSKAKRETVVTEGSAGMLSVAGGKWTTFRHIGRTVMNKLAALPGQPLAEDMEPISRLPKKLPLPGIANPNAVAHRLLVDGGTPGPRMAADTARHLATHYGSLSFDIARLANDNPALGERIHPDAPEIWAQVVYARDHEWAETADDVLRRRTTLTIRGLATDEIREKVDKLLVDKD, encoded by the coding sequence ATGACCACCCTGCAGAGCGTCCCTTCCCTTGGGACGCACCCGGCCTCCGGCTCCCTGCCGAGCCGCGCCGAAACTCGGGAGCAGCTTTCCAAGGCGACATACGACCTCCTGGTGATCGGCGGGGGCATCCTGGGCATCTCCACCGCCTGGCATGCTGCGCAGTCCGGGCTGCGGGTGGCTCTGGTGGACGCCGGCGACTTCGCCGGCGCCACCTCCTCCGCCTCCTCCAAGCTTCTCCACGGCGGTCTGCGCTATCTGCAGACCGGCGCGGTGAAGCTGGTCGCGGAGAACCACTTCGAGCGGCGCGCGGTATCCCGTCAGGTGGCTCCCCACCTGGCCAACCCGCTCACCTTCTATCTGCCGGTCTACAAGGGCGGACCGCACGGCGCGGCGAAGCTCGGGGCGGGCGTCTTCGCCTACTCCGCGCTCTCCGCGTTCGGCGACGGCGTCGGCCATGTGATCAGCGCGGCCAAGGCACAGCGTGACGTTCCCGAGCTGCGTACGGAGAACCTCAAGGCCGTTGCCGTGTACGGCGACGACCAGATGAACGACTCCCGGATGGCGCTGATGACGGTCCGCGCGGCCGTCGAGTCGGGCGCGACCGTGCTCAACCACGCCGAGGTCACCGGGCTGCGCTTCACCAAGGGCCGGGTGACGGGCGCTGAGCTCAAGGACCGTATGGACGGTACGGAGTTCGGCGTCAGCGCGCGCCTGGTGCTCAACGCCACCGGACCGTGGGTCGACCACCTGCGCAGGATGGAGGACCCGAACGCGGCTCCGTCCATCCGCCTGTCCAAGGGCGCGCACCTGGTGCTCAAGCGCACCTCGCCGTGGAAGGCCGCGCTGGCGACCCCGATAGACAAGTACCGCATCACCTTCGCCCTCCCCTGGGAGGACATGCTGCTGCTCGGCACGACCGACGAGGAGTACGAGGGCGATCCGGCGGATGTCGCGGTCAACGACAAGGACGTCACGCAGATCCTGGACGAGGCCGCGTTCTCCATCCGCGACCAGCAGCTGTCCCGCGATCTGATCACGTACTCCTTCGCGGGTCTGCGGGTGCTGCCGGGCGGCCCCGGCGACACCTCCAAGGCCAAGCGCGAGACGGTCGTCACCGAGGGCAGCGCCGGCATGCTGTCGGTGGCCGGCGGCAAGTGGACGACCTTCCGCCACATCGGCCGTACGGTGATGAACAAGCTGGCCGCCCTGCCCGGGCAGCCGCTGGCCGAGGACATGGAGCCGATCTCGCGGCTGCCGAAGAAGCTCCCGCTGCCGGGTATTGCCAACCCGAACGCGGTCGCGCACCGGCTGCTGGTCGACGGCGGAACGCCCGGCCCGCGGATGGCCGCGGACACCGCTCGGCACCTGGCCACGCACTACGGCTCGCTCTCCTTCGACATCGCGCGCCTCGCCAACGACAACCCGGCGCTGGGCGAGCGGATACACCCGGACGCGCCGGAGATCTGGGCGCAGGTCGTGTACGCGCGCGACCACGAGTGGGCCGAGACGGCGGACGATGTACTGCGCCGCCGTACGACGCTGACCATCCGGGGCCTCGCGACGGACGAGATCCGCGAGAAGGTCGACAAACTGCTCGTCGACAAGGACTGA
- the glpK gene encoding glycerol kinase GlpK, giving the protein MSDAHTTGPFIAAIDQGTTSSRCIVFDTDGRIVSVDQKEHEQIFPKPGWVEHNAAEIWTNVQEVVDSAVAKAGITAADVKAIGITNQRETTVLWDKNTGEPVHNALVWQDTRTDALCKELGRNVGQDRFRRETGLPLASYFAGPKIRWLLDNVEGLRERAERGEILFGTMDSWVIWNLTGGVDGGRHVTDVTNASRTMLMNLHTLDWDEKILQSMDVPAAVLPEIRSSAEVYGTAKGGALAGVPVASALGDQQAALFGQTCFAEGEAKSTYGTGTFMLMNTGHEPVNSYNGLLTTVGYRIGDQAPVYALEGSIAVTGSLVQWMRDQMGLINSAAEIETLASSVEDNGGAYFVPAFSGLFAPYWRPDARGVIAGLTRYVTKAHIARAVLEATAWQTREISDAMTKDSGVELTALKVDGGMTSNNLLMQTLSDFLDAPVVRPMVAETTCLGAAYAAGLAVGYWPDTDALRANWRRAAEWTPHMDADQRDREYKSWLKAVERTMGWLEDDADEE; this is encoded by the coding sequence GTGAGCGACGCACACACCACCGGCCCCTTCATCGCGGCCATCGACCAGGGCACCACCTCCAGCCGCTGCATCGTCTTCGACACGGACGGCCGGATCGTCTCCGTCGATCAGAAGGAGCACGAGCAGATCTTCCCGAAGCCGGGCTGGGTGGAGCACAACGCCGCCGAGATCTGGACCAATGTCCAGGAAGTCGTCGACAGCGCCGTCGCGAAGGCGGGCATCACCGCCGCCGACGTCAAGGCGATCGGCATCACCAACCAGCGCGAGACCACCGTCCTTTGGGACAAGAACACCGGCGAGCCGGTGCACAACGCCCTCGTCTGGCAGGACACCCGCACCGACGCGCTCTGCAAGGAGCTCGGCCGCAACGTCGGTCAGGACCGCTTCCGCCGCGAGACCGGCCTGCCCCTGGCCTCGTACTTCGCCGGCCCGAAGATCCGCTGGCTGCTCGACAACGTCGAGGGCCTGCGCGAGCGTGCCGAACGTGGCGAGATCCTCTTCGGCACCATGGACTCCTGGGTGATCTGGAACCTGACCGGCGGCGTCGACGGCGGCCGCCACGTCACTGACGTCACCAACGCCTCGCGCACCATGCTGATGAACCTGCACACCCTCGACTGGGACGAGAAGATCCTCCAGTCGATGGACGTCCCGGCCGCGGTGCTGCCGGAGATCCGTTCCTCCGCCGAGGTGTACGGGACCGCCAAGGGCGGCGCCCTCGCCGGTGTGCCGGTCGCCTCGGCGCTCGGTGACCAGCAGGCGGCCCTGTTCGGCCAGACCTGTTTCGCCGAGGGCGAGGCCAAGTCGACGTACGGCACCGGCACCTTCATGCTGATGAACACCGGTCACGAGCCCGTCAACTCGTACAACGGCCTGCTGACGACCGTCGGCTACCGGATCGGCGACCAGGCACCGGTGTACGCACTTGAGGGCTCCATCGCCGTCACCGGTTCGCTGGTGCAGTGGATGCGCGACCAGATGGGCCTGATCAACTCCGCCGCCGAGATCGAGACGCTGGCCTCCTCCGTCGAGGACAACGGCGGCGCGTACTTCGTACCGGCCTTCTCCGGTCTCTTCGCCCCGTACTGGCGTCCCGACGCCCGCGGTGTGATCGCCGGCCTGACCCGATATGTCACCAAGGCGCACATCGCCCGCGCCGTTCTCGAGGCCACCGCCTGGCAGACCCGCGAGATCAGTGACGCAATGACCAAGGACTCCGGCGTCGAGCTGACCGCGCTCAAGGTCGACGGCGGCATGACCTCCAACAACCTGCTGATGCAGACCCTCTCGGACTTCCTGGACGCACCGGTGGTGCGCCCGATGGTCGCCGAGACAACCTGCCTCGGCGCTGCCTACGCCGCCGGTCTGGCCGTCGGCTACTGGCCGGACACCGACGCTCTGCGCGCCAACTGGCGCCGGGCCGCCGAGTGGACCCCCCACATGGATGCGGACCAACGGGACCGCGAGTACAAGAGCTGGCTCAAGGCCGTCGAGCGGACCATGGGCTGGCTCGAAGACGACGCTGACGAGGAGTAA
- a CDS encoding MIP/aquaporin family protein: protein MSSSDIFIGEIIGTAVLILLGGGVVAAVVLKRSKAQNAGWLAITFGWGFAVMVAVYMTGTLSGAHLNPAVTVGIAIKDGDWSNVPVYIAGQMLGAMLGAALVWITYYGQFQAHLTDPEIISAPPHEEGLVSEQAAPKAGPVLGVFSTGPEVRVVWQNLATEIIGTVVLVLAVLTQGLNDSGKGLGVIGALIVAFTVVGIGLSLGGPTGYAINPARDLGPRIVHALLPLPNKGGSDWGYAWIPVVGPLVGGAIAAGIYNIAFA, encoded by the coding sequence GTGTCCAGCTCCGACATCTTCATCGGCGAGATCATTGGTACCGCCGTACTCATCCTGCTCGGCGGAGGCGTGGTCGCCGCCGTCGTACTCAAGCGCTCGAAGGCTCAGAACGCCGGCTGGCTGGCCATCACCTTCGGGTGGGGCTTCGCGGTCATGGTCGCCGTCTATATGACGGGCACCCTGTCCGGCGCCCACCTCAACCCGGCGGTCACCGTCGGCATCGCGATCAAGGACGGGGACTGGAGCAACGTTCCGGTCTACATAGCCGGGCAGATGCTCGGCGCCATGCTCGGTGCCGCTCTGGTCTGGATCACGTACTACGGACAGTTCCAGGCCCACCTCACGGACCCGGAGATCATCTCCGCGCCGCCGCACGAGGAAGGCCTGGTCAGCGAGCAGGCCGCGCCGAAGGCCGGACCGGTGCTCGGTGTCTTCTCCACCGGCCCCGAGGTCCGTGTCGTGTGGCAGAACCTGGCCACCGAGATCATCGGCACCGTGGTGCTGGTCCTGGCCGTGCTCACCCAGGGCCTCAACGACAGCGGCAAGGGCCTGGGCGTCATCGGCGCACTGATCGTCGCCTTCACCGTCGTCGGCATCGGCCTCTCGCTCGGTGGCCCCACCGGCTACGCCATCAACCCCGCACGTGACCTGGGCCCGCGCATCGTGCACGCCCTGCTCCCGCTGCCGAACAAGGGCGGTTCCGACTGGGGCTACGCCTGGATTCCCGTCGTCGGCCCGCTGGTCGGCGGAGCGATTGCCGCGGGTATCTACAACATCGCGTTTGCCTGA
- a CDS encoding IclR family transcriptional regulator, whose protein sequence is MAKNIQSLERAAAMLRLLAGGERRLGLSDIASSLDLAKGTAHGILRTLQAEGFVEQEPASGRYQLGAELLRLGNSYLDVHELRARALVWTDDLARSSGESVHLGVLHQHGVLIVHHVFRPDDSRQVLEVGAMQPLHSTALGKVLSAYDPVAHTEVLEVERKVFTPRTVTGLKEFESVLHHTRAQGWAADVEETWEGVASVAAPIHDRRRMPVGAVAITGAVERVCNSGELRSELVAAVRDCARAVSRDLGAGRF, encoded by the coding sequence ATGGCGAAGAACATCCAGTCGCTCGAGCGAGCGGCAGCAATGCTGCGGCTGCTCGCGGGCGGGGAGCGCCGGCTCGGCCTGTCCGACATCGCGTCCTCGCTCGACCTGGCCAAGGGCACCGCCCACGGCATTTTGCGCACACTCCAGGCCGAGGGCTTCGTCGAGCAGGAGCCGGCGTCCGGCCGCTACCAGCTGGGGGCAGAACTGCTCCGGCTCGGCAACAGCTATCTGGACGTCCACGAGCTGCGCGCCCGCGCCCTCGTCTGGACGGACGACCTGGCGCGCTCCAGCGGCGAGAGTGTCCACCTCGGGGTGCTGCACCAGCACGGCGTCCTCATCGTCCACCACGTCTTCCGGCCCGACGACAGCCGGCAGGTCCTGGAGGTCGGGGCCATGCAGCCACTGCACTCCACCGCGCTGGGGAAGGTGCTCTCGGCGTACGACCCGGTGGCGCACACCGAGGTCCTCGAGGTCGAGCGCAAGGTCTTCACCCCGCGGACCGTTACCGGTCTGAAGGAGTTCGAGTCGGTGCTCCACCACACCCGGGCCCAGGGCTGGGCGGCCGACGTGGAGGAGACCTGGGAGGGCGTCGCCTCGGTGGCAGCGCCCATCCACGACCGGCGCCGCATGCCGGTCGGCGCGGTTGCCATAACGGGTGCCGTGGAGCGGGTCTGCAACTCCGGCGAGCTGCGTTCCGAGCTGGTCGCGGCGGTACGGGACTGTGCCAGGGCGGTTTCCAGGGACCTCGGCGCCGGGCGCTTTTGA
- the metH gene encoding methionine synthase, which yields MALLPTPSADSRTRIEALREALATRVVVADGAMGTMLQAQDPTLEDFENLEGCNEVLNATRPDIVRSVHEAYFEVGVDCVETNTFGANLAALGEYDVPERVFELSESGARIAREVADEFTASTGQQRWVLGSMGPGTKLPTLGHAPYVKLRDAYQQNAEGMIAGGADALLVETTQDLLQTKAAILGARRALDATGTNLPLICSVTVETTGTMLLGSEIGAALTALEPLGIDMIGLNCATGPAEMSEHLRYLARHSRIPLSCMPNAGLPVLGKNGAHYPLSAGELADAQETFVREYGLSLVGGCCGTTPEHLRQVVERVRDLAPTEREPRPEPGAASLYQTVPFRQDTSFMAIGERTNANGSRKFREAMLEGRWDDCVEMARDQIREGAHMLDLCVDYVGRDGVADMEELAGRFATASTLPIVLDSTEVDVLQAGLEKLGGRAVINSVNYEDGDGPESRFAKVTKLAVEHGAALIALTIDEEGQARTVENKVAIAERIIDDLTGNWGVLESDILIDTLTFTICTGQEESRKDGIATIEAIRELKRRRPDVQTTLGLSNISFGLNPAARVVLNSVFLDECVKAGLDSAIVHASKILPIARLEEEQVKVALDLIYDRRAEGYDPLQKLMELFEGVNMKSMKAGKAEELLALPLEERLKRRIIDGEKNGLEADLDEALQTRPALAIVNDTLLEGMKVVGELFGSGQMQLPFVLQSAEVMKNAVAYLEPHMEKSDADGKGTIVLATVRGDVHDIGKNLVDIILSNNGYNVVNLGIKQPVSAILEAAEEHRADVIGMSGLLVKSTVIMKENLQELNQRKLAADYPVILGGAALTRAYVEQDLHEIYEGEVRYARDAFEGLRLMDALIAVKRGVPGAVLPELKQRRVARRDTAVLEVQEPEGAVRSDVAIDNPVPQPPFWGTRVIKGIQLKEYASWLDEGALFKGQWGLKQARTGDGPTYEELVESEGRPRLRGWLDQLHTRNLLEAAVVYGYFPCVSKGDDLILLNEDGSERTRFSFPRQRRGRRLCLADFFRPEESGETDVVGLQVVTVGSKIGEATAELFESDSYRDYLELHGLSVQLAEALAEYWHARVRAELGFAGEDPADVEDMFALKYRGARFSLGYGACPDLEDRAKIAELLQPERIGVQLSEEFQLHPEQSTDAIVIHHPEAKYFNAR from the coding sequence ATGGCCTTGTTGCCGACCCCTTCCGCTGACAGCCGGACCCGAATCGAAGCCCTGCGCGAAGCCCTCGCCACGCGAGTCGTCGTGGCCGACGGGGCGATGGGCACGATGCTCCAGGCGCAGGATCCGACGCTCGAGGACTTCGAGAACCTCGAGGGCTGCAACGAGGTCCTGAACGCGACGCGCCCGGACATCGTGCGGTCGGTCCACGAGGCGTATTTCGAGGTCGGCGTCGACTGTGTCGAGACGAATACGTTCGGCGCGAACCTCGCGGCGCTGGGGGAGTACGACGTTCCCGAGCGGGTCTTCGAGCTCTCCGAGTCCGGGGCGCGGATCGCGCGTGAGGTCGCGGACGAGTTCACGGCGTCGACGGGGCAGCAGCGGTGGGTGCTCGGCTCGATGGGGCCGGGCACCAAGCTCCCCACGTTGGGCCACGCGCCGTATGTGAAGCTGCGGGACGCCTATCAGCAGAACGCGGAGGGCATGATCGCGGGCGGCGCGGACGCGCTGCTGGTCGAGACGACGCAGGACCTGCTTCAGACGAAGGCCGCGATCCTGGGCGCCCGCCGTGCCCTGGACGCGACCGGCACCAACCTCCCCCTGATCTGCTCGGTGACGGTCGAGACGACCGGGACGATGCTGCTCGGCTCGGAGATCGGCGCGGCGCTGACCGCGCTGGAGCCGCTGGGCATCGACATGATCGGCCTGAACTGCGCCACGGGACCGGCCGAGATGAGCGAGCACCTGCGCTACCTCGCCCGGCACTCTCGTATCCCGCTGTCCTGCATGCCGAACGCCGGGCTGCCGGTCCTCGGTAAGAACGGCGCGCACTATCCGCTGTCGGCGGGTGAGCTCGCGGACGCGCAGGAGACGTTCGTACGCGAGTACGGGCTGTCGCTGGTGGGTGGCTGTTGCGGTACGACGCCGGAGCATCTGCGGCAGGTCGTCGAGCGCGTCCGTGATCTCGCTCCGACCGAGCGTGAGCCGCGTCCGGAGCCGGGCGCCGCGTCGCTCTACCAGACGGTGCCGTTCCGCCAGGACACGTCCTTCATGGCGATCGGTGAGCGTACGAACGCGAACGGGTCGAGGAAGTTCCGTGAGGCCATGCTGGAGGGCCGCTGGGACGACTGTGTGGAGATGGCCCGGGACCAGATCCGCGAGGGCGCGCACATGCTCGACCTGTGTGTCGACTATGTCGGCCGGGACGGTGTCGCCGACATGGAGGAGCTGGCCGGCCGGTTCGCCACCGCCTCCACTCTCCCCATCGTGCTGGACTCGACCGAAGTCGACGTCCTTCAGGCCGGGTTGGAGAAGCTGGGCGGCCGTGCGGTCATCAACTCCGTCAACTACGAGGACGGTGACGGGCCCGAGTCGCGGTTCGCGAAGGTCACCAAGCTCGCCGTCGAGCACGGTGCGGCGCTCATCGCGCTGACCATCGACGAGGAGGGCCAGGCGCGCACGGTCGAGAACAAGGTCGCGATCGCCGAGCGGATCATTGACGATCTGACCGGGAACTGGGGTGTGCTGGAATCCGACATCCTCATCGACACACTCACGTTCACGATCTGCACCGGCCAGGAGGAGTCGCGCAAGGACGGCATCGCCACGATCGAGGCGATCCGTGAACTCAAGCGCCGCCGTCCGGATGTGCAGACCACGCTGGGCCTGTCGAACATCTCCTTCGGCCTGAACCCCGCCGCCCGGGTCGTCCTGAACTCCGTCTTCCTGGACGAGTGCGTGAAGGCCGGACTGGACTCGGCGATCGTGCACGCCTCGAAGATCCTGCCGATCGCCCGCCTGGAGGAGGAGCAGGTCAAGGTCGCCCTGGATCTGATCTACGACCGGCGCGCCGAAGGCTACGACCCCCTGCAGAAGCTCATGGAGCTCTTCGAGGGCGTCAATATGAAGTCGATGAAGGCGGGCAAGGCCGAGGAACTCCTGGCCCTGCCGCTGGAGGAGCGGCTCAAGCGCCGGATCATCGACGGCGAGAAGAACGGCCTGGAGGCCGACCTCGACGAGGCGCTCCAGACCCGCCCGGCTCTCGCAATCGTCAACGACACACTCCTGGAGGGCATGAAGGTCGTCGGTGAGCTGTTCGGCTCGGGCCAGATGCAGCTGCCGTTCGTGCTGCAGTCCGCCGAGGTGATGAAGAACGCGGTGGCCTACCTCGAGCCCCACATGGAGAAGTCGGATGCGGACGGCAAGGGCACCATCGTCCTTGCCACGGTCCGTGGTGACGTCCATGACATCGGGAAGAACCTCGTCGACATCATCCTGTCGAACAACGGCTACAACGTCGTCAACCTCGGTATCAAGCAGCCGGTTTCGGCGATCCTGGAGGCGGCCGAGGAGCACCGCGCGGATGTGATCGGCATGTCGGGTCTGCTGGTGAAGTCCACGGTGATCATGAAGGAGAACCTGCAGGAGCTGAATCAGCGCAAGCTGGCCGCCGACTACCCGGTCATTCTCGGCGGGGCGGCGCTGACGCGGGCGTATGTGGAGCAGGATCTGCACGAGATCTACGAGGGCGAAGTCCGCTATGCCCGTGACGCGTTCGAGGGGCTGCGTCTGATGGACGCCCTGATCGCGGTCAAGCGCGGTGTCCCCGGGGCCGTCCTGCCGGAGCTGAAGCAGCGGCGGGTGGCCAGGCGCGACACTGCGGTGCTGGAGGTCCAGGAGCCGGAGGGCGCGGTCCGCTCGGATGTCGCGATCGACAATCCGGTGCCGCAGCCGCCGTTCTGGGGCACCCGGGTCATCAAGGGCATCCAGCTGAAGGAGTACGCGTCCTGGCTGGACGAGGGCGCGCTGTTCAAGGGCCAGTGGGGCCTCAAGCAGGCCCGGACCGGCGACGGCCCGACGTACGAGGAGCTGGTGGAAAGTGAGGGCCGGCCGCGGCTGCGCGGCTGGCTGGACCAGCTGCACACCAGGAACCTGCTGGAGGCGGCCGTGGTCTACGGCTACTTCCCCTGCGTGTCCAAGGGCGACGACCTGATCCTGCTCAACGAGGACGGCTCCGAGCGCACCCGCTTCTCCTTCCCCCGCCAGCGCCGCGGCCGCCGCCTGTGCCTCGCCGACTTCTTCCGCCCCGAAGAATCCGGCGAGACCGACGTGGTCGGGCTCCAGGTCGTGACCGTGGGCTCGAAGATCGGTGAGGCCACCGCCGAGCTCTTCGAGTCGGACTCGTACCGGGACTATCTCGAACTGCACGGCCTGTCCGTGCAGTTGGCCGAGGCGCTCGCCGAGTACTGGCACGCCCGGGTGCGCGCCGAGCTCGGCTTCGCGGGCGAGGACCCGGCCGACGTGGAGGACATGTTCGCGCTCAAGTACCGCGGCGCGCGGTTCTCGCTCGGTTACGGAGCGTGCCCGGACCTGGAGGACCGGGCGAAGATCGCCGAGCTGCTGCAGCCGGAGCGGATCGGTGTCCAGCTCTCCGAGGAGTTCCAGCTCCACCCCGAGCAGTCCACCGACGCCATCGTCATCCACCACCCCGAAGCGAAGTACTTCAACGCACGTTAG
- a CDS encoding HAD family phosphatase: MTSTVPASLTRSAEGSALQAVFLDMDGTLVDTEGFWWDAEVEVFADLGHALDEAWRDVVVGGPMTRSAGYLIEATGADITLAELTVLLNDRFEDRIGRGVPLMPGAARLLAELAAHEVPTALVSASHRRIIDRVLASLGPQHFALSVAGDEVSRTKPHPDPYLLAARGLGAEPARCAVIEDTATGVAAAEAAGCRVVAVPSVAPIAAADGRVVVRSLEEVDLGFLRTLITTMN; the protein is encoded by the coding sequence ATGACCAGCACGGTCCCCGCGTCCTTGACCCGTTCGGCCGAGGGCTCTGCCCTGCAGGCTGTTTTTCTCGACATGGACGGCACCCTCGTGGACACCGAAGGCTTCTGGTGGGACGCGGAGGTGGAGGTCTTCGCCGATCTCGGCCATGCGCTCGACGAGGCATGGCGGGATGTGGTGGTCGGCGGCCCCATGACGCGCAGCGCCGGCTATCTCATCGAGGCGACCGGCGCAGACATCACGCTGGCCGAGCTGACCGTGCTGCTCAACGACCGTTTCGAGGACCGCATCGGGCGCGGTGTGCCGCTGATGCCGGGCGCTGCCAGGCTGCTCGCCGAGCTCGCCGCGCACGAGGTGCCCACCGCCCTGGTCTCCGCCTCCCACCGCCGCATCATCGACCGCGTCCTCGCCTCGCTCGGTCCCCAGCACTTCGCGCTCTCGGTCGCGGGTGACGAGGTCTCGCGTACGAAGCCGCACCCGGACCCCTATCTGCTGGCCGCCCGGGGGCTTGGCGCGGAGCCGGCGAGATGCGCCGTCATCGAGGACACGGCGACCGGTGTGGCGGCCGCGGAGGCGGCCGGCTGCCGGGTGGTCGCCGTACCGTCCGTGGCGCCGATCGCGGCCGCCGACGGCCGGGTGGTCGTACGTTCGCTCGAAGAAGTGGACCTTGGTTTCCTACGCACCCTCATCACCACGATGAACTGA
- a CDS encoding ABC transporter substrate-binding protein, with product MNRKTLVLPAVVGLLAPVLVACGGTDGGSGGGDAIVVGTTDQFIATADAPAPLDPAYAYDTGSWSVLRQTVQTLMHAPRGGGAPVPEAAQSCSFTDKVSESYRCKLRSGLKFADGSAITAEDVKFSIQRVLDINPDSGTASLLANIDTIEANGDEVVFHLTTPDATFPYKLSTPVAAIVSKKHYDGKKLREGLEVDGSGPYTMKTEAKGGQIAKVIFTKNPSYQGDIKLRNDKVELRSFPDADTMGKALESGDIDIMTRAMSPEQIRDLSENPKEGIELTEMPGLEIRYLAFNTNDPSVKNKAVRQAMAAVVDRGQIAGQVYGATAEPLYSLIPTTIAAHTNSFYNKYGEPSRKKAADILRDADITTPVKLKLHYTTDHYGAGTAKEFEALKNQLNATKLFDVTVEGTEWAKFVPAQKRGDYAVYGLGWFPDFPDPDNYIAPFLDKGNFLNTPYVSTVARQLIPQSRRAADRTAASDAFTQIQEIVATDVPFLPLWQGKQYVAARTGVTGVERVLNSSSDLQLWELGSGTE from the coding sequence ATGAACCGTAAGACTTTGGTGCTGCCGGCCGTGGTCGGCCTGCTCGCGCCCGTGCTCGTCGCCTGCGGCGGGACGGACGGCGGGTCCGGCGGCGGTGATGCCATTGTCGTGGGCACCACGGACCAGTTCATCGCCACCGCGGACGCGCCCGCGCCCCTCGACCCGGCCTACGCGTACGACACCGGTTCGTGGAGCGTGCTGCGGCAGACCGTACAGACGCTGATGCACGCTCCGCGCGGCGGCGGCGCGCCGGTGCCCGAAGCGGCCCAGTCCTGCAGCTTCACGGACAAGGTCAGCGAGAGCTACCGCTGCAAGCTGCGCAGCGGGCTGAAGTTCGCCGATGGCAGCGCCATCACCGCCGAGGACGTGAAGTTCTCCATCCAGCGTGTCCTGGACATCAACCCCGACAGCGGCACGGCCTCCCTCCTTGCGAACATCGACACGATCGAGGCCAACGGCGACGAGGTGGTCTTCCACCTCACCACGCCGGACGCGACCTTTCCGTACAAGCTCTCGACACCCGTCGCCGCCATCGTCAGCAAGAAGCACTACGACGGCAAGAAGCTCCGCGAGGGCCTCGAGGTCGACGGCTCCGGCCCGTACACCATGAAGACCGAGGCCAAGGGCGGTCAGATCGCCAAGGTCATCTTCACCAAGAACCCCTCCTACCAGGGCGACATCAAGCTCCGCAACGACAAGGTCGAGCTGCGGTCCTTCCCGGACGCCGACACGATGGGCAAGGCGCTCGAATCCGGCGACATCGACATCATGACCCGTGCGATGTCTCCCGAGCAGATCAGGGATCTGTCCGAGAACCCCAAGGAAGGCATCGAGCTCACCGAGATGCCGGGTCTGGAGATCCGCTACCTCGCCTTCAACACCAATGACCCGTCGGTGAAGAACAAGGCCGTCCGGCAGGCCATGGCAGCCGTCGTCGACCGCGGCCAGATCGCGGGCCAGGTGTACGGCGCCACCGCCGAGCCGCTCTACTCGCTCATCCCGACGACCATCGCGGCGCACACCAACTCCTTCTACAACAAGTACGGCGAGCCGAGCCGCAAGAAGGCCGCGGACATCCTGCGCGACGCCGACATCACCACGCCGGTGAAGCTGAAGCTCCACTACACAACCGACCACTACGGCGCCGGTACGGCCAAGGAGTTCGAGGCGCTCAAGAACCAGCTGAACGCCACCAAGCTCTTCGACGTCACCGTCGAGGGCACTGAGTGGGCGAAGTTCGTTCCGGCCCAGAAGCGCGGCGACTACGCCGTCTACGGCCTTGGCTGGTTCCCCGACTTCCCGGACCCGGACAACTACATCGCTCCGTTCCTGGACAAGGGCAACTTCCTCAACACCCCGTACGTGAGCACCGTGGCGCGGCAGCTCATCCCGCAGTCGCGCCGCGCCGCCGACCGGACCGCCGCGTCCGACGCCTTCACGCAGATTCAGGAGATCGTCGCCACCGACGTGCCGTTCCTGCCGCTGTGGCAGGGCAAGCAGTACGTCGCCGCCCGCACCGGCGTCACCGGCGTCGAGCGGGTGCTCAACTCCAGCTCGGACCTGCAGCTCTGGGAGCTCGGAAGCGGCACCGAATGA